One genomic window of Mycolicibacterium neoaurum includes the following:
- a CDS encoding acyl-CoA dehydrogenase family protein produces the protein MKRSLYEADHEAYRDTVREFLAREVVPHQHDWDEQRWIDRSVFARAAKSGIYALQVPETYGGSGEADYRYRMIVCEEIARINALSFGLTVSLQDDLVLHYLLDLTNDEQKQRWLPGFAAGELIGALAMTEPSAGSDLRGMRTTARRDGDNWILNGQKTFISSGIMSDVLVVAAKTDPDGGSRAFSLFVVERDTPGFERGRKLDKLGLPAQDTAELYFEDAVVPAANLLGDKGKGLQYLMSHLPRERLGVTAKAMATTRAIFSATVEYCQNRQAFGAPLTDKQHVRFELAEMETEIDIAEAYTDRSVLAYNAGELSAADAAKGKWYLSELQKRVIDRCLQLHGGYGYMMEYPVARAYLDTRIQTIYGGTTEIMKEIIGRDIAAR, from the coding sequence ATGAAGCGCTCACTGTACGAAGCCGATCACGAGGCCTACCGGGACACCGTGCGGGAATTCCTTGCCCGCGAAGTGGTTCCGCATCAGCATGACTGGGACGAGCAACGCTGGATCGACCGCTCCGTCTTCGCGCGTGCCGCCAAGTCGGGCATCTACGCCCTACAGGTTCCCGAAACCTACGGCGGATCCGGCGAGGCCGATTACCGGTACCGGATGATCGTGTGCGAGGAGATCGCCCGGATCAACGCGCTCTCGTTCGGGCTCACGGTCAGCCTGCAGGACGACCTCGTGCTGCACTACCTGCTCGACCTGACCAACGACGAGCAGAAGCAACGCTGGTTGCCGGGATTCGCCGCCGGCGAGCTGATCGGCGCCCTGGCGATGACCGAGCCCAGCGCGGGCAGCGACCTGCGCGGTATGCGCACCACAGCCCGCCGCGATGGTGACAACTGGATTCTCAACGGCCAGAAGACCTTCATCTCCAGCGGCATCATGTCCGATGTATTGGTCGTGGCCGCCAAGACCGACCCCGACGGTGGCTCACGCGCCTTCAGCCTGTTCGTCGTCGAACGCGACACTCCCGGATTCGAACGCGGCCGCAAACTCGACAAGCTCGGTCTGCCCGCCCAGGACACCGCCGAACTCTACTTCGAGGATGCCGTGGTGCCTGCGGCCAACCTGCTGGGCGACAAGGGCAAGGGTCTGCAGTACCTGATGAGCCATCTGCCCCGTGAACGGCTCGGCGTCACCGCCAAGGCAATGGCCACCACGCGGGCCATCTTCTCCGCCACCGTCGAGTACTGCCAGAACCGGCAGGCTTTCGGCGCGCCGCTGACCGACAAACAGCATGTGCGCTTCGAGCTCGCCGAGATGGAGACCGAGATCGACATCGCAGAGGCCTATACCGACCGTAGCGTGCTCGCCTACAACGCCGGCGAGTTGAGCGCTGCGGACGCGGCGAAGGGCAAGTGGTATCTGAGCGAGCTGCAGAAGCGGGTCATAGACCGGTGCCTGCAACTGCACGGTGGGTACGGCTACATGATGGAGTATCCCGTCGCCAGGGCATATCTGGACACCCGCATCCAGACCATCTACGGCGGCACCACCGAGATCATGAAGGAGATCATCGGGCGCGATATCGCCGCCCGCTGA
- a CDS encoding cytochrome P450, whose protein sequence is MTSSPVDSAPAHNDQDPDNPAEREYDPVDISPKSFWAKSARERDVAFAELRRRAPVSWQRPVESDLAPSEITGFWAVTSHELIREVSTHPEIFCSGGGIQLEDVPDEFLEAASSFLAMDGQRHLTYRRLMSGSFTPRQVKRIEDQIRDRAATIVDEFLAKGSGDWVENVAKQMPMNTIYEMAGLPVEKRDEAAHFADELAGWNDPDIAAGRSSAEVLNDALVGNLGIGLEFAETTRACPRDDIWSNLVTSTVDGHELDDDELASMFVLMSFAGNDTTRTTLSLGVKAFVDNPDQTAYLLEDFEGRIDAAIDEVLRWVTPVMTFRRTATQDTVLGGRQIRKGDWVVMIYSSGNRDENEFPDPWTFDISRKPNQHVAFGGGGPHYCLGAFLAKMQLKHMLDQILHRLPELRFGEPDMLVSNFAAAVKTMHAQARCPVGH, encoded by the coding sequence ATGACCAGCAGCCCGGTGGATTCGGCACCAGCGCACAACGATCAAGATCCAGACAACCCCGCGGAGCGCGAGTATGACCCCGTCGACATCTCCCCCAAATCGTTCTGGGCGAAATCGGCCCGCGAGCGCGATGTCGCATTCGCAGAATTACGCCGCCGGGCCCCGGTGAGCTGGCAGCGGCCCGTCGAGAGTGATCTCGCCCCGTCGGAGATCACCGGCTTCTGGGCGGTGACCTCCCATGAGCTGATCCGTGAAGTCAGCACACATCCCGAGATATTCTGCTCCGGCGGCGGTATTCAACTCGAAGATGTGCCCGACGAGTTTCTCGAGGCGGCATCATCGTTCCTGGCGATGGATGGTCAACGCCACCTCACCTATCGCAGGCTGATGAGTGGCTCGTTCACGCCTCGCCAGGTCAAGCGCATCGAAGACCAGATCCGCGACCGGGCGGCAACGATCGTCGACGAATTCCTTGCCAAAGGTTCCGGCGACTGGGTCGAGAATGTCGCCAAGCAGATGCCGATGAACACGATCTACGAGATGGCCGGCCTCCCCGTGGAGAAACGGGATGAGGCAGCGCATTTCGCCGACGAGCTCGCCGGCTGGAACGACCCCGACATCGCTGCAGGCCGGTCGTCTGCCGAGGTCCTCAACGACGCTCTGGTCGGCAATCTCGGGATCGGTCTGGAGTTCGCCGAGACGACCAGGGCCTGCCCGCGCGACGATATCTGGTCGAACCTGGTGACCTCGACCGTCGATGGTCATGAGCTCGACGACGACGAACTCGCCTCGATGTTCGTGCTGATGTCCTTCGCGGGCAACGACACGACCCGCACCACATTGTCACTGGGCGTGAAGGCCTTCGTCGACAACCCGGACCAGACGGCGTATCTGCTCGAGGACTTCGAAGGCAGGATCGACGCCGCCATCGATGAGGTGCTGCGCTGGGTGACGCCGGTGATGACCTTCCGGCGCACCGCGACCCAGGACACGGTGCTCGGCGGACGCCAGATCCGCAAGGGCGACTGGGTGGTGATGATCTACTCGTCGGGCAACCGCGACGAGAACGAGTTTCCCGACCCCTGGACCTTCGACATCAGCCGCAAGCCCAATCAACACGTCGCCTTCGGTGGCGGCGGGCCGCACTACTGCCTCGGCGCCTTCCTGGCCAAGATGCAGCTCAAGCACATGCTGGACCAGATCTTGCATCGCCTGCCCGAGTTGCGGTTCGGTGAACCCGACATGCTGGTCAGCAACTTCGCCGCAGCGGTGAAGACCATGCATGCCCAAGCGCGCTGTCCGGTCGGGCACTGA
- a CDS encoding acetyl-CoA hydrolase/transferase C-terminal domain-containing protein, whose amino-acid sequence MHSGDLARLLARLPTDRPVIALGDGVGALGTLAGSTDTIGAVLSDYAANTGGATLVLGWSPVAPQDVSAEAFARIVTLMPGWGVRGLLPHPGTCAIPTSLAAIPGLLTGPLRPDVLITRMARRGDTVHFCTEVSWQQALVDAGVPVWAVLDDAAPAASAESGLPLDAVSVVGRAGDTPACVAPRAPEPLHEELADRVLALIPEGARVQYGPGQLGTALLQRGRTPMAVDTGLLTDAVIDLERRGLLIGEPSATYLFGDRALYDWADGRPILRGIGHSHDITRLSRGRPFFAVNTAIEIDPFGQVNVEGIGDKIVGGIGGHPDYCAAARLHPHGLSIIAVGSGFGGRCTLVDTLSRPASTPAHDIEVIVTEAGHVDLRTADWGQRRALIEKLFDRSR is encoded by the coding sequence GTGCACAGTGGTGATCTTGCCCGCCTGCTCGCGCGCCTGCCGACCGACCGCCCCGTCATCGCGCTCGGTGACGGGGTAGGCGCACTCGGAACCCTCGCCGGGAGCACCGACACGATCGGTGCGGTACTGAGCGACTACGCGGCGAACACCGGCGGTGCGACCCTCGTCCTCGGATGGAGCCCTGTTGCTCCGCAGGATGTTTCGGCCGAAGCCTTCGCCAGGATCGTGACGCTGATGCCGGGCTGGGGAGTCCGCGGTCTGCTGCCACATCCGGGCACCTGCGCCATACCGACCAGTCTTGCGGCGATTCCGGGTCTGTTGACCGGGCCGCTACGTCCCGATGTCCTGATCACCCGGATGGCTCGCCGCGGTGACACCGTGCACTTCTGCACCGAGGTGTCATGGCAGCAGGCGCTGGTCGATGCTGGTGTTCCGGTATGGGCGGTGCTCGACGATGCGGCACCGGCGGCCAGCGCCGAATCCGGGCTGCCACTGGATGCGGTGTCGGTGGTGGGCCGGGCCGGTGACACGCCGGCATGTGTGGCCCCGCGGGCGCCCGAGCCGCTACATGAGGAACTGGCCGACCGGGTCCTGGCGCTGATCCCCGAGGGAGCCCGGGTGCAGTACGGTCCCGGACAGCTGGGCACCGCACTGCTGCAACGCGGCCGCACGCCCATGGCGGTCGACACCGGGCTGTTGACCGATGCGGTGATCGATCTGGAGCGCCGTGGGCTGCTCATCGGGGAACCGTCGGCGACGTATCTGTTCGGCGACCGAGCCCTCTATGACTGGGCCGATGGACGGCCCATCCTGCGCGGTATCGGCCACAGCCACGACATCACCAGATTGTCCCGTGGCCGACCCTTTTTCGCGGTCAACACTGCCATCGAGATCGATCCGTTCGGTCAGGTCAACGTCGAGGGTATCGGCGACAAGATCGTCGGTGGCATCGGGGGACACCCCGACTACTGCGCAGCCGCGCGGCTGCATCCGCATGGGCTGTCGATCATCGCGGTCGGTTCCGGATTCGGCGGGCGCTGCACCCTGGTGGACACGCTGAGCAGGCCAGCGTCGACACCGGCCCATGACATCGAGGTGATCGTCACCGAGGCCGGGCATGTGGATCTGCGTACCGCGGACTGGGGGCAGCGACGTGCCCTGATCGAGAAACTCTTCGATCGGTCGCGCTGA
- a CDS encoding FAD-dependent oxidoreductase, with amino-acid sequence MTFVITQNCCTDASCVPVCPADCIRPAPDTAGTAAPMLYIDPASCVDCGACVAVCPVGAIYHEDDLPESQQRFKTINADYFAGTPLDIRATPARWSPTPVGRDALRVAVVGAGPAACYAVADLTRSPGVRVDVFDRLPTPYGLVRFGVAPDHQHTKDITSVFDTALSGPSVQCFFNVGVGTDVTHEQLTASYDAVIYATGATRSRELGIPGERLPGSVAAADFVNWYNGHPDHAEATFPLDSERAVIIGNGNVALDVARILVLDEATLRATDIAEHALNELRRSAVREVVILARRGAGAGAFSVGELMALGSLPDVDIVVEGALGERPDDHEGALKFDIVGEYATRPTVAGRRRIVLRFGARPLQVSGTERVEALVIEDGDETSTIETSMVLRAIGYRSAPVPGLPSDPETGVVPNQAGRVTSDGAPVPGLYVTGWVKRGPRGVIGTNRLCARETVESLLADAAAGRLPTPTAQPEAIRARLDEQGVAVVDWSGWRQIDEAERAQGSVADRPRVKVVDRAALLTAAGLAG; translated from the coding sequence ATGACCTTCGTCATCACCCAGAACTGTTGCACCGATGCCAGCTGTGTTCCGGTGTGCCCGGCCGACTGCATTCGCCCGGCTCCGGACACGGCCGGTACCGCGGCGCCGATGCTCTATATCGATCCCGCCAGTTGCGTGGATTGTGGTGCGTGTGTGGCGGTCTGCCCGGTCGGTGCGATCTATCACGAAGATGACCTGCCGGAGTCCCAACAGCGATTCAAGACCATCAATGCCGACTACTTCGCCGGCACACCGCTGGATATCCGGGCCACACCCGCGCGGTGGTCACCGACACCGGTCGGCCGCGATGCGTTACGGGTGGCGGTCGTCGGTGCCGGTCCCGCGGCGTGCTACGCGGTGGCCGACCTGACCCGCAGCCCCGGCGTGCGCGTCGACGTCTTCGATCGTCTACCCACCCCCTATGGGCTGGTCCGCTTCGGGGTGGCCCCCGACCACCAGCACACCAAGGACATCACCTCGGTGTTCGACACCGCGCTGTCCGGGCCGAGCGTGCAGTGCTTTTTCAACGTCGGTGTGGGTACCGACGTCACCCACGAACAGCTGACGGCGTCCTATGACGCGGTGATCTATGCGACCGGCGCCACCCGCAGTCGCGAGCTCGGCATTCCCGGCGAGCGGCTACCCGGCAGCGTTGCCGCCGCCGACTTCGTCAACTGGTACAACGGCCATCCCGATCACGCCGAGGCGACGTTCCCGCTGGACTCGGAGCGGGCGGTGATCATCGGCAACGGCAATGTCGCGCTGGACGTCGCACGGATCCTCGTCCTGGACGAGGCAACCCTGCGCGCGACCGATATTGCCGAGCACGCGCTGAACGAGCTGCGCCGCAGCGCGGTTCGCGAGGTCGTGATCCTGGCTCGCCGCGGTGCCGGGGCGGGTGCGTTCTCGGTCGGCGAGCTGATGGCGCTCGGTTCCCTGCCCGATGTCGATATCGTCGTCGAGGGCGCCCTCGGTGAGCGGCCGGACGATCACGAGGGGGCGCTGAAGTTCGATATCGTCGGCGAGTACGCCACGCGTCCGACCGTCGCCGGTCGTCGCCGCATCGTGCTCCGATTCGGTGCCCGACCGTTGCAGGTGAGCGGAACCGAGCGGGTCGAGGCGTTGGTCATCGAGGACGGCGATGAGACCAGCACGATCGAGACGTCGATGGTGTTGCGTGCCATCGGGTATCGATCGGCACCGGTGCCCGGCCTGCCGTCCGACCCGGAGACCGGGGTGGTGCCCAACCAAGCGGGACGGGTGACCTCCGACGGTGCGCCCGTGCCGGGGCTGTATGTCACCGGCTGGGTCAAGCGCGGCCCGCGTGGTGTCATCGGGACCAATCGTCTGTGTGCTCGCGAGACGGTGGAAAGTCTGCTCGCCGATGCTGCCGCCGGTCGGTTGCCGACACCGACGGCGCAGCCGGAGGCGATCCGCGCCCGCCTCGACGAGCAGGGGGTTGCCGTCGTGGACTGGTCGGGCTGGCGGCAGATCGACGAAGCGGAACGGGCGCAGGGATCGGTCGCCGATCGGCCACGGGTCAAGGTCGTCGACCGCGCCGCGCTGCTCACCGCGGCCGGCTTGGCCGGCTAG
- a CDS encoding ferredoxin, translating to MGVRVDGSRCSGIGMCEMTAPDVFEIGDDGQAHVIGDPDGNRELTAEAISNCPTSALSFDD from the coding sequence ATGGGAGTACGGGTCGACGGCTCCAGGTGCTCGGGCATCGGAATGTGTGAGATGACCGCCCCGGACGTCTTCGAGATCGGTGACGACGGCCAGGCCCATGTCATCGGGGATCCGGATGGGAACCGGGAGTTGACCGCGGAGGCCATCTCCAATTGCCCCACCAGCGCGCTGTCGTTCGACGACTAG